The following proteins come from a genomic window of Gemmatimonas sp.:
- a CDS encoding tetratricopeptide repeat-containing glycosyltransferase family protein, producing MRPPAPRPPRNARLAAHARPGERPSASRWQARYREAREVERAGDTPAAIAMLEEVVAVAPNEHVPHHDLAVLYRRVGRLADALREFHAVATLCPHDSTAANDVAAVLSQMGHQPLAFASVERALALDPTNVAAMHNLAEILKHMGDAAAARDVYAAALALAPNDARARMQYGMVLVALGAWPAGWAEMEHREEAIGVEVLYRERPQTPRWTGREPLSGKRLLIVHEQGLGDSIMCARFAATLAARGATVHLRTMEPLLPLLSAAPGVAECSVDGTPLPDHDLHIPLMSLMHALAIGPEGLDGAPYLAPQGACPPHLAEQLPRDGVPTVALTWAGNPQHTNDHRRSMRGAQLAPLLQLPGVRFVAMQKSPAVASALPPELQDRLVDVGAQCHSFNDTAHALQRVDLLVTVDTSVAHLAGATGVRTLLCLPFCPDYRWGVSGEHSPWYDSHTMLRQRDASGWDGVLGDVMAAVRQLRDRG from the coding sequence ATGCGACCCCCCGCGCCACGCCCCCCTCGGAACGCCAGACTCGCCGCCCACGCGCGCCCCGGGGAACGCCCGTCCGCTTCGCGCTGGCAGGCGCGGTACCGCGAGGCGCGCGAGGTGGAGCGCGCCGGGGATACCCCGGCAGCCATCGCCATGCTGGAGGAGGTGGTCGCCGTCGCGCCCAACGAGCACGTGCCGCATCACGATCTGGCGGTCCTCTATCGCCGCGTCGGACGGCTGGCAGACGCGCTCCGGGAGTTCCACGCCGTGGCGACGCTCTGCCCGCACGACAGCACGGCGGCGAACGACGTGGCCGCGGTCCTCTCGCAAATGGGGCATCAGCCCCTCGCCTTCGCCTCGGTCGAGCGCGCGCTGGCGCTCGACCCCACGAACGTGGCGGCCATGCACAACCTGGCCGAAATCCTCAAGCACATGGGCGACGCCGCCGCCGCCCGGGACGTGTACGCCGCCGCGCTCGCCCTGGCACCGAACGACGCACGGGCCCGCATGCAGTACGGCATGGTGCTGGTGGCGCTGGGGGCATGGCCGGCCGGTTGGGCCGAGATGGAGCACCGCGAAGAGGCCATCGGGGTCGAGGTGCTGTACCGCGAACGCCCGCAGACCCCCCGCTGGACGGGGCGCGAACCCCTAAGCGGGAAGCGGCTGCTCATCGTGCACGAGCAGGGATTGGGTGACAGCATCATGTGCGCCCGCTTCGCCGCCACCCTCGCCGCGCGCGGCGCCACGGTGCACCTGAGAACCATGGAGCCCCTGCTGCCTCTCCTGAGCGCGGCGCCCGGCGTGGCCGAGTGCAGTGTCGACGGCACCCCGCTGCCCGACCATGACCTGCACATCCCCCTCATGTCGCTGATGCACGCGCTCGCGATCGGGCCGGAGGGGCTCGACGGCGCGCCCTATCTCGCCCCGCAGGGCGCATGCCCGCCGCACCTCGCCGAGCAGCTCCCGCGCGACGGGGTGCCCACGGTCGCCCTCACCTGGGCGGGGAATCCCCAGCACACCAACGATCATCGTCGCTCGATGCGCGGGGCCCAGCTGGCCCCGCTGCTGCAGCTGCCCGGCGTGCGGTTCGTGGCCATGCAGAAATCCCCCGCGGTGGCCAGCGCCCTGCCGCCGGAGCTGCAGGACCGGCTGGTCGACGTGGGAGCCCAGTGCCACTCGTTCAACGACACGGCCCATGCGCTGCAGCGGGTCGACCTGCTGGTGACCGTCGACACCTCCGTGGCGCATCTGGCGGGTGCCACGGGCGTACGCACGTTACTCTGCTTGCCGTTCTGCCCCGA
- a CDS encoding flagellin, translating to MRINTNVGALTASRNAFVNNMAMDSSMRKLASGLRISRAADDAAGLAIANKLRTQGRALAQAAANAEQGNAMLQIAEGAAQIIGRIIERQKELIVQKNNGTSSTATIATMDAEIASLSTEATRIQNSSNLQGTAVFGSIVYQVSDSSTNGTITINASLTQSALTGSSTLADADAALDVVNAVLGNIGAGQNVLDYTVQNLKSAVVNVRAAESTIRDVDMAEEMANYTRSNILTQAAQAMLSQANQGSQGILQLLR from the coding sequence ATGCGTATCAATACCAACGTCGGCGCCCTCACGGCTTCGCGCAACGCCTTCGTCAACAACATGGCGATGGACAGCAGCATGCGGAAGCTCGCGTCGGGCCTGCGCATCTCGCGCGCCGCCGACGACGCCGCCGGTCTGGCGATCGCCAACAAGCTGCGGACGCAGGGCCGTGCCCTCGCCCAGGCGGCGGCGAACGCCGAGCAGGGCAACGCCATGCTCCAGATCGCGGAAGGTGCCGCCCAGATCATCGGCCGCATCATCGAGCGTCAGAAGGAGCTCATCGTGCAGAAGAACAACGGCACGTCGAGCACGGCAACCATCGCCACGATGGACGCCGAAATCGCGAGCCTCTCCACGGAAGCCACGCGTATCCAGAACTCGTCGAACCTGCAGGGCACGGCGGTGTTCGGGTCGATCGTTTATCAGGTGTCCGACAGCAGCACCAACGGCACGATCACCATCAATGCCAGCCTCACGCAGTCGGCGCTCACCGGGTCCTCGACCCTGGCCGATGCCGACGCGGCGCTCGACGTCGTGAACGCGGTGCTCGGCAACATCGGTGCCGGTCAGAACGTGCTCGACTACACGGTGCAGAACCTCAAGTCGGCGGTCGTGAACGTCCGCGCGGCCGAGTCCACCATCCGTGACGTCGACATGGCCGAGGAAATGGCCAACTACACCCGCAGCAACATCCTCACGCAGGCGGCGCAGGCCATGCTGTCGCAGGCGAACCAGGGCAGCCAGGGCATTCTCCAGCTCCTTCGCTAA